The following are from one region of the Triticum dicoccoides isolate Atlit2015 ecotype Zavitan unplaced genomic scaffold, WEW_v2.0 scaffold149656, whole genome shotgun sequence genome:
- the LOC119343989 gene encoding cytochrome P450 89A2-like — protein MEAAVAYLLLLPLATCAVLLPLLLLLLPALRPSKASRLPLPPSPPAVPVLGPLLWLWRARSCLEPAIRDLHRCHGPVLTLGFLSPRPAIFVSGRRVAHRALVQRGHAFASRPPAIAPFLVLTSAQRTVSSAPYGPLWRSLRRNLTSGVLHPARVARLFAPARRWALGILSSDLENELSRSEGGVVTAVECLQFSMFSLLTYMCFGSRLPAGPVRKIEAVQRELFSSYIGFQVFAFCPALTTRLFRRRWRKVLSIRSKQEELFLPLIRARRERRLLTANGDDGSLAYCYVDTLLAHRLPKEEEDGGDRALTDGEMVSLCTEFLTASVDTTVTALQWILANLVRQPEIQARLRDEIDAAMTNDHQDAVAEEDLSSMHYLKAVVLEGLRRHPPAHFLLSHAAVTEASLDGLRVPAATSVNFSVADVSLDEEVWSRPEEFRPERFLEGGEGYGVDLTGSREIRMMPFGAGRRICPGLGLAMLHLEFFVANLVRRFEWSAAEDGGGVDLAERPEFTVTMERPLRARVAPRRPRLVRPV, from the coding sequence ATGGAGGCCGCCGTCGCGTACCTCCTCctgctcccgctcgccacctgcgccgtgctgctccccctcctcctgctgctgctcccgGCCCTTCGGCCGTCCAAGGCCAGCCGCCTCCCGCTGCCGCCGTCCCCGCCGGCCGTCCCGGTGCTCGGCCCGCTGCTCTGGCTCTGGCGCGCGCGCTCCTGCCTCGAGCCGGCCATCCGCGACCTGCACCGCTGCCACGGGCCCGTGCTCACCCTCGGCTTCCTCTCCCCGCGACCGGCTATCTTCGTCTCCGGACGCCGCGTCGCCCACCGCGCGCTCGTCCAGCGCGGGCACGCCTTCGCCAGCCGCCCGCCCGCCATCGCGCCCTTCCTCGTCCTCACCTCCGCCCAGCGCACCGTCAGCTCCGCGCCATACGGCCCGCTCTGGCGCTCTCTCAGGCGGAACCTCACCTCCGGCGTCCTCCACCCCGCGCGCGTCGCGCGCCTTTTCGCGCCGGCGCGGCGGTGGGCGCTCGGGATCCTCTCCTCCGACCTCGAGAACGAGTTGTCCCGGAGCgagggcggcgtggtgaccgccgtcgAGTGCCTCCAGTTCTCCATGTTCTCGCTGCTCACGTACATGTGCTTCGGGAGCAGACTGCCGGCCGGCCCCGTACGGAAGATCGAGGCCGTGCAGAGGGAGCTCTTCTCCTCCTACATCGGCTTCCAGGTCTTCGCCTTCTGCCCGGCGCTCACCACGAGGCTgtttcggcggcggtggcggaaggTGCTGTCCATCCGCAGTAAGCAGGAGGAGCTGTTCCTGCCACTGATCAGAGCAAGAAGAGAACGGAGGCTGCTGACGGCTAACGGCGACGACGGCAGCCTAGCGTACTGCTACGTCGACACGCtcctcgcgcaccggctccccaaggAGGAAGAGGATGGCGGCGACCGCGCGCTCACAGACGGCGAGATGGTGAGCCTCTGCACGGAGTTCCTCACCGCTAGTGTCGACACCACGGTGACCGCGCTGCAGTGGATCTTGGCGAACCTGGTCCGGCAGCCGGAGATCCAGGCGAGGCTCCGGGATGAGATCGACGCGGCGATGACCAACGACCACCAGGACGCCGTCGCGGAGGAGGACCTGTCGAGCATGCACTACCTGAAGGCGGTGGTCCTGGAGGGGCTGCGGCGGCACCCGCCGGCGCACTTCCTGCTGTCGCACGCGGCCGTAACGGAGGCGTCGCTAGACGGGCTCCGCGTGCCGGCGGCCACGTCGGTGAACTTTTCGGTGGCGGACGTGTCACTGGACGAGGAGGTGTGGAGCCGGCCAGAGGAGTTCAGGCCGGAGCGATTCCTGGAGGGCGGGGAGGGCTACGGGGTGGACCTGACGGGAAGCCGTGAGATCAGGATGATGCCGTTCGGGGCCGGCCGGAGGATCTGCCCCGGCCTCGGGCTGGCGATGCTGCACCTCGAGTTCTTCGTGGCCAACCTGGTGAGGCGGTTCGAGTGGTCTGCGGCGGAGGATGGCGGCGGCGTCGACCTCGCCGAGAGGCCGGAGTTCACGGTGACCATGGAGCGGCCGCTGCGCGCGCGCGTGGCGCCCAGACGCCCCCGCCTAGTTCGCCCAGTCTGA